The Vidua macroura isolate BioBank_ID:100142 chromosome 27, ASM2450914v1, whole genome shotgun sequence genome includes a window with the following:
- the NBR1 gene encoding next to BRCA1 gene 1 protein isoform X4 yields MNVYEKNSPHALQLHEKNVTEKPVLLKEEKKPLLHYSSIAQGLEEELKNDQEMTIQQKSNQTRTESTNENPPEWFTSYLETFREQVVKETVERLEQKLYEKLVHCSQPPEFCESSFAAAPAESPSGSSSQCDWLMSCCSCQARIVGVRYQCSLCPAYNICEECEAGTYAHDPNHVLLKLRRPIPCVADSYNLAELAPRLPATLEQVRLQKQMDKRFLKAEKQRLRAEKKQRKAEVRELKKQLKLHRKINLWNSVHVLETNGSPTLKSESVQPNTFLSPNQPFQAIVPTLSAVFVDENLPDGTHLKPGTKFIKHWRMKNTGNVEWSSDTKLKLMWGNLTLASAEKKDVIVPSLPSGQVGTVSVEFVAPNIEGTYTSHWRLSHRGEQFGPRIWCSIVVDPSPAADYVESDWKDSDSCQKSSASRTKQDASLETETGSQLIGEIAEQAEISLPTVPLKIKNLPSEREFYIPSVDLLTAQDLLSFELLDINIVQELERVPHNTPVDMTPCMSPLPRDSPLLEKPGLGQIEEENEGSGFKLVPGMAEACLSVDSSVVKVKAEHALNQEEGEEDMSGTQFVCETVIRSLTLDAAPDHKPPQKPPKILQNSLQILQDTFSCNTINEESPMINSNSTSKKEAKIHQSEPVTENSCGDPRSGTGNCDEEEDDKDDVQSQCSSASSEDYIIILPECFDTSRPLGDSMYSSALSQPGLEKTGEPETVAENPGEGSQPQIQRDSDTVTTSQTLAAVPLTPAAVDSLPQAQRNLSSLQNSIFQEPNTPASEHISSASHDQIQREEPSGEDTHGPGSSAFLTKFSEYPRYPQGSSIAGELMKGALSVAASAYKALFAGPPIIEQQPAAPEEQTASLLSSLCEMGFCDRQLNLWLLKKHNNNMIEVVTELLQISNRDWCSRC; encoded by the exons ATGAATGTCTATGAAAAGAACTCTCCTCATGCTTTGCAactgcatgaaaaaaatgtgacaGAAAAGCCGGTGCTTCTTAAAGAGGAGAAGAAACCACTTTTGCATTATTCCTCCATAGCTCAGGGATTagaggaagaattaaaaaatgacCAGGAGATGACCATTCAG caaAAGTCAAATCAGACCAGAACAGAAAGCACAAATGAAAATCCTCCAGAATGGTTTACAAGCTACTTGGAAACA TTCAGGGAACAAGTAGTTAAGGAGACTGTTGAGAGGCTGGAGCAGAAGCTGTATGAGAAGCTTGTTCATTGCAGTCAGCCCCCAGAGTTTTGTGAGAGCTCATTTGCAGCAGCACCTGCGGAGAGCCCGtcggggagcagcagccagtgtGACTGGctcatgtcctgctgcagctgccaggctcGCATTGTCGGGGTCCGCTACCAGTGCAG CCTTTGTCCAGCCTACAATATCTGTGAAGAGTGTGAGGCAGGAACATATGCACATGATCCAAACCACGTCTTGTTAAAGCTGCGCAGACCCATCCCCTGCGTGGCTGACAGTTACAACCTGGCTGAGCTGGCCCCACGCCTGCCTGCCACTCTGGAGCAAGTCAG GCTCCAGAAACAGATGGACAAAAGATTTCTGAAGGCAGAGAAGCAAAGATTGCgagcagaaaagaaacagcgAAAAGCAGAGGTCCGAGAGCTCAAAAAGCAGCTAAAATTgcacaggaaaattaatctGTGGAACTCTGTCCATGTATTGGAAACAAATGGCTCACCTACTCTGAAATCTGAGAGTGTCCAGCCTAACACCTTCCT GAGTCCTAATCAGCCCTTCCAAGCAATTGTCCCAACACTAAGTGCAGTATTTGTGGATGAGAATTTGCCTGATGGTACTCACTTGAAACCAGGAACAAAGTTTATCAAACACTGGCGAATGAAAAATACTGGCAATGTGGAATGGAGCTCAGACACAAAG TTGAAACTTATGTGGGGTAATCTGACCTTAGCATCTGCCGAGAAGAAAGATGTGATAGTGCCATCCCTTCCATCTGGACAAGTAGGAACTGTTTCAGTTGAGTTTGTAGCTCCCAACATAGAAGGAACTTACACTTCTCACTGGAGACTGTCACACAGAGGGGAACAGTTTGGGCCAAGGATCTGGTGCAGTATTGTTGTggatccctctccagctgctgacTACGTAGAAAGTGATTGGAAGGATTCTGACTCCTGTCAGAAGAGCAGTGCTTCCAGAACCAAACAG gaTGCTTCCTTAGAGACAGAAACAGGTTCTCAGCTGATAGGTGAAATTGCAGAGCAGGCTGAAATATCTCTGCCAACTGTTCCTTTAAAGATCAAAAATCTGCCAAGTGAGAGAGAATTTTATATCCCATCTGTTGATCTCCTCACTGCACAG GATTTGTTGTCCTTTGAGCTGTTGGACATTAATATTGTGCAGGAATTGGAGCGAGTGCCCCACAATACTCCTGTTG ACATGACTCCATGCATGTCCCCTTTGCCACGTGACAGCCCCTTGCTGGAGAAACCTGGCTTAGGTCAGATAGAGGAGGAGAACGAGGGGAGTGGATTTAAACTAGTGCCTG GAATGGCAGAAGCCTGCCTTTCTGTGGACTCTTCTGTGGTGAAAGTGAAAGCTGAGCATGCATTGAAccaggaggaaggggaagaagatATGAGTGGGACTCAGTTTGTCTGTGAAACTGTAATTCGATCTCTGACCCTGGATGCTGCACCTGACCACAAGCCcccacaaaaaccccccaaaatcctccaga ATTCTCTACAAATACTGCAAGACACCTTCAGCTGCAATACGATAAATGAAGAATCTCCTATGATAAATAGTAATTCCACTTccaaaaaggaagcaaagaTTCATCAGTCAGAACCAGTGACAGAAAATTCATGTG GGGACCCCCGTAGTGGTACTGGCAATTGtgatgaagaggaagatgaTAAAGATGATGTTCAGAGTCAGTgctcctctgcttcctcagaGGACTATATCATCATTCTCCCTGAGTGCTTTGACACCAGTCGGCCCTTGGGTGACTCCATGTATAGTTCAGCTCTTTCTCAGCCTGGTTTAGAAAAGACAGGAGAACCTGAAACAGTAGCAGAGAACCCAGGAGAGGGAAGCCAGCCACAGATCCAGAGGGACAGTGATACAGTGACAACTTCCCAAACACTGGCTGCAGTACCATTAACCCCAGCAGCTGTGGACAGCTTACCCCAGGCACAAAG GAATCTTTCATCTCTTCAGAATTCTATCTTCCAAGAACCAAACACACCAGCTTCAGAGCATatctcttctgcttctcatGATCAAATACAAAGAGAAG AACCCAGTGGTGAAGATACTCATGGGCCAGGATCTTCTGCATTTCTCACTAAGTTCTCAGAATACCCAAG GTACCCTCAAGGCAGCAGCATTGCAGGAGAACTCATGAAAGGAGCTTTGTCAGTTGCTGCTTCTGCCTACAAAGCATTATTTGCTGGACCACCCATTATTGAACAG cagcctgcagctccagaaGAGCAGACTGCCTCTCTGCTGTCCAGTCTGTGTGAGATGGGATTCTGTGACAGGCAGTTAAACCTGTGGCTGCTGAAGAAACACAACAATAACATGATTGAAGTGGTAACTGAATTGCTTCAGATCAGTAACAGAGACTGGTGCAGTAGGTGCTAA